A single Xenopus laevis strain J_2021 chromosome 3S, Xenopus_laevis_v10.1, whole genome shotgun sequence DNA region contains:
- the tmem60.S gene encoding transmembrane protein 60 S homeolog: MRMSLAQRVLLTWLFTLLFLIMLVLKLDEKAPWNWFIIFIPVWIFDTILLVMLIVKMAGRCKSGYDPRNGAQHLKKKSWYLTAMLLKLAFCLSLCAKLEQAANMYLCFVFIPLWILLLGGLIELGYNVFYVRRD, translated from the coding sequence ATGAGAATGTCCCTGGCGCAGAGAGTTCTGCTCACGTGGCTCTTTACACTACTCTTCTTAATCATGTTGGTGTTAAAGCTGGATGAGAAGGCTCCCTGGAATTGGTTTATCATTTTTATTCCTGTATGGATATTTGACACTATACTTCTGGTAATGTTAATTGTAAAGATGGCTGGCAGATGTAAATCTGGCTATGATCCGAGGAACGGGGCtcaacatttaaagaaaaagtccTGGTATCTGACTGCTATGCTCCTAAAATTGGCATTTTGCCTTTCTCTATGTGCTAAGCTGGAACAGGCCGCTAATATGTACTTatgctttgtttttattccatTATGGATCCTTCTGCTTGGTGGATTAATTGAACTTGGATACAACGTGTTTTACGTAAGAAGGGACTAA